AGATGAATTTCGGTGAGAGTCTGAGTAATCCCTGGATCAAGGACATCGTCTATCGGGATCCCGTGCATACCTCAATCCTTTTGAATAGCGGGACAATGCAGGCCAAAGGGCTGGAGAGCGGCGATATTATCAGGCTTGAGTCGCCTCATGGCGGTCCCATATATGGTCGTGTCGCGGGTGTGGAGACCATGCATCCCGATGCGGTTGGCGTTTCCAATTCACTTTCACGAATCCGCACGGAAAATCGTGCTGTACGCCATGCAGGCGGACATTTCAACGACATGCTGCCGTATGACTTGAAGAATACCGATGGTGTCACCGGTCAACCGGAAACAGCCTGTCGCGTGAAGATCACAAAAGTGGATGACTGGCCGGAAAGTCTCAAGCAGGGCGGCACTGTGTATCAGATGGTTGACGAGATTGCGAAAGGCAAGGGGGCGCACTGATGGCCAGAATGGGTATGGTCTTTGACCTGAAACGGTGTATTGGCTGCAATGCCTGCGTAATTGGCTGTAAACAGGAAAACAGTCTGCCGGACGGTGTGTTCTTCACTAAGACGCTGAGTGAGGATTATGGTGTCTATCCGTCTGTCAAACGCGTCTATATTCCGACCTTGTGCAACCATTGCGAGGATGCTCCCTGTGAAAAGGTCTGTCCCAGCGGGGCAACTTACACTCGGGATGATGGCATTGTCATGGTGGATGGTGAAAAGTGTATCGGATGCGGGAGCTGTGCTGTGGCCTGTCCCTATGATCAACGCAGTCAGGTCTCAAAGGAGATGTTGGATAGGGGGCTATTCGGTGAAGGCCAATTAACCGATTTCGAGAAGCAAGGCTACGAGCGTTTCACACCGGGTACCGTTATCAAGTGTGACTTCTGCAGTAACCGGGTGGATGCCGGTCTTGATCCTGCCTGTGTGGTTACTTGTCCCACCAATGCACGTATCTTCGGTGATTTTGATGATCCGGACAGCAAGCCCAATCGGGTAATGCGTGAACGGGGTGGCGGTCAAACCCCACTGGCGGAAAAAAATACCAAACCCAAGGTTTATTACATATCCTAAAGGAGCGGATGATGTCGAATACAGATGCACCTTTGGTCGGCGATAGCTTTAAACTTGGTTACCGCTTCCAAAATTTCTGGGATGTGCCGATGGCCACAGCCTTTTTCTTCGGTGAGTTGGGTGCCGGTACCTTCCTGATATCGATGTACTTTGATTTTGTTGCCGGGATGATCTTCGGTCTGATCAGCACTGGTGTTGGAAAGCCGCTTTTTCATTTGACCCACATGGGTGTACCGGCGAAATCCTGGCGGGCGATGCTTCGTCCGGACCGTTCCTGGATCAGTCGTGGCTTGATATCCATTATGGTCTTTGTCCCATTCGGGATACTGGTTGTACTGGATCAGACTTTTGGCTGGTCCGGCGGGGGAGCCGTGGGCAAGCTGATTCAGCTTATCGCAGTCGCTGCCGCACTGCTGGTGATGACCTATCAGGGATTCGCGATGTCACACTCCTCATCCATAGCCTTGTGGAACACGGGTTTGATGCCGGTTAGCAGTATGACTTATGCCTTGCTCGGCGGTGCCGCCGTCACCCTGCTTCTGGGTAATGTATTGAACAGTTTGGTCGATGCTGATCTGGTGTTGTTGCAAAAGCTGTTGCTAGCTTTGCTGGTGGTAACGCTAGCCATCCTGTTGAGTCTGCTTCATGCCGCTTATCACGGTACCCGGGGTGGGCAACAGTCGGTGACATTATTGATCAAAGAGAGTTTCTCATTGCCCTTTTATACTCTGGTTTTAGGTGCCGGTATTCTTCTTCCGCTTGTTTTGCTGTGGTTCGGGGGGAGCGCATTAGTGTCGGTATTTGTGGCTGCGACCGGCGTATTGGTCGGTTTCTTCAGCTATCGTGTTTTAATCTTCAAGGCAGGTGTCTATGAGCCCCAAATTAGCTTTGCAGCCCGTCTTGGCCTGCACTAGAGCCGTTACTGCCAATATTGTGGATAACAGCGGGAAACCAGGCGTGCGGCGTGTAACATCACGTTACATTCCCGGGCCGGGTCAACCGGGTGTGGTGGAACAGAGTCCTGTAGTCGTTGAAGACGCCTTGACGTTGGATGTCGAGGCAATCGGTACTTATACCCTGATGTGGACGCCTACCGATAATGTGCAACTTATGGCTAGCGGGTATCTTTCAGGGCATGGCCTGCTGAGCGAGGAGGTTCCCAGTGCGGCACTTTCACTAGCTGCGGGTTTTGCCTTCACGGAAGGCTTGATTCAAAACCTGGATGATGTCGAGAGCCTGGCGGTATGTCCGGACAAGCCGGGCATCGTGCGCATGAAGCTCAAGAGTCCGGAAACGGTAGAAACACGAAGGCGCAACTTGGTGATGACGAGCTCCTGCGGGATATGCGGAAGCAGGGAAGTGGTCGAAAACAATACCTTTGGCCTGAATAACGTACCTGATCGAATGCGACTGATGGGTAGGGGGGTCGCAGAACTGATGGAGGAGATGCGGCAGCGACAGGCCATTTTCGATGAGACAGGCGGTGCGCATGCGGCAGCTGTGTTTACTTCTGATGGGCGTATTCATGCTGTAGCCGAAGATCTTGGGCGACACAATGCCCTGGACAAGGTTATCGGGGCTACTCTGCTGAACGGCGAAGGGTTCAAGGCACGAGGTGTTCTGCTATCCAGTCGCCTGAGTCTGGAGATGGTGACCAAAGCGGTGCGCGCAGGTCTGGAAATTGTTGCTGCAGTCAGTGCGCCGACTTCATTGGCGATAGAAGTGGCGGAACGGTTTGGTGTGACCCTGTGCGGCTTTGTACGCAAAGGGCGCTTGACGATTTATTCCCATCCACATCGAATCGATCCGTTAGGGTGATGGGTGTCTGCCGGTAACAGCAATTGTTGGCTACATTAACCAGGCGCTGACTGCGTATTCCTTTCCATTACACGATGCATGACCGGCTTCCTTGAGAGTCAACTTGTTCACCCTGGCGTTCAAGACGCTATCAGGCGTGATTAATAGTATTCATTTATAGTCCGCACTGCTGGCTGATTCGAGCGGATGTCAACATAGAGGAACCTGCAGATGTCTGATTCGTTGCCGATTGTCGCCGTATTAGGTGGTACAGGTGATCTGGGTGGTGGTTTGGCTTATCAATTGGCCAAAGCCGGTTATCCGGTCATTATCGGATCCAGGGGTGAGGAGAAGGCCAAGGCTTCGGCAAAAGCCATGTCGGATCGGGTCGGGACATCGGTAGACGGTAGAGAAAACAGCGCTGCCGCGACAATTGCCGATGTGGTCATAATGACGGTTCCTTTTGCCAGTCACGACAGTACCTTGAAAAGTGTCCGTGATGCGGTCCAGGGTAAGATATTTGTTGATGCCACCGTACCCCTGGTTCCACCAAAGGTAGCACGCGTCCAGCTCCCGGCGGATGGGCCGGCGGCTAAACAGTCCCAGATGTTGTTGGGTGAAAATGTTCGTGTCGTTTCCGCCTTTCAGAATATCGCAGCTACGCATTTGCAGTCAGACGATGGTCATCATAACGAATGTGATGTGTTGGTTTCAGGTAATGACCCGGAGGCACGGGATATGGTGGTCAAGCTTGCCAGGGATATTGGTTTGCGTGCTTGGCATGCGGGGGCAATCGACAATTCCGCTGTAGCCGAGGCGTTGACTTCGGTACTGATATTCTTAAACAAGCGCTACAAAATCAACGGTGCGGGTTTACGTATTACCGGCGAACCTGGTTCGGCAGTTTAAGGGATTGGCTGATGAAAGTACTGGTAGCTGTTAAAAGAGTTGTTGACTACAACATCAAGGTCCGTCCAAAAGCGGATGGATCAGATGTTGAGATAGCCAATGCAAAAATGTCCATGAATCCGTTTGATGAAATAGCCGTGGAAGAGGCGGTGCGAATGAAAGAAGCGGGTAGCGCTACAGAGGTGGTTGCTGTCTCCCTTGGTGAGACGGCATGCCAGGACATTGTCCGTACGGCGCTTGCCATGGGGGTGGATCGCGGCTTGCTGGTGGAGACCGATGAACGGTTGGAACCTTTGACTGTCGCCAAACTGCTTGTTGCTATCGTGGAGAGAGAGCAGTTCGATCTGGTTATTCTCGGTAAGCAGGCGATCGATGACGACAGTAACCAAACCGGTCAAATGCTGGCGGCGCTTTTGGGCTGGCCCCAGGCTACTTTCGCATCCCAAGTTCTGGTCGACGGTGATCGGGTGCAGGTTACACGAGAGACAGATACCGGCAGCCAAACCCTCTCTTTTCAGCCGCCGGGCGTGGTGACCTCCGATTTACGCTTGAACGAACCGCGCTATGTCAAATTACCGAATATTATGAAGGCCAAGAAAAAGCCCCTGGATAAGATCACGCCGGCAGAACTGGGTGTCGATATATCAGCTCGATTGGAGATTCTCTCTGTAGCTGAACCGGTACAGCGCAGTGGAGGCATCAAGGTTTCCGATGCAAAAGAGCTGGTGGAGAAACTCAGAAATGAAGCAAGGGTGATTTAATCGTGACGATACTGGTTATCGCTGAACACAATAACAGTGAACTCAATGCTGCAACCCTGGCGGCAATCACTGCTGCGACTCAAATAAGCGATTCAGTCGATCTGCTGATCGTCGGCAATGGCTGTTCGTCGGTAGCCGAGAGCGCCGCGAGAGTACGGGGAGTGAGTCGTGTGGCATTGGCGGATGCCCCGGAATATGAGCATCAGCTGGCGGAAAATGTCGCTCCATTGGTCGTCAGACAGGCTGAAGGATATACGCATCTGCTGATGCCGGCCACTGCTAATGGAAAGAACCTGATGCCTCGCGTGGCAGCACTGCTGGACGTGGCTCAGATATCAGACATTATCGCGATTGAATCGAGTGACTGCTTCCGACGTCCGATCTACGCGGGAAACGTCATCGCCACCGTGCGCTCGAAGGACCCGCTGAAGATTGTCACTGTACGTGCAACCGCCTTCGAGCCGGCCGTTGCAGAAGGTGGTAACGCACTCATTGATCAGATTGAGGCGAGCGGGGATACGGGCCTTTGCCGCTGGGATGGAGAGGAGCAGAGTGAATCGTCGCGGCCGGACTTGACTCAGGCCGAAGTGGTGGTCTCCGGCGGGCGCGGTTTGGGCAGTGCGGAGAATTTCCATCTGCTCGAGACCCTCGCCGACAGGCTTGGTGCGGCGATTGGCGCATCCCGCGCAGCCGTGGATGCGGGTTTTGTTTCTAATGATTTGCAAGTAGGACAAACCGGCAAGGTGGTTGCCCCCAAACTCTATATAGCTGTCGGTATTTCCGGTGCCATACAACATTTGGCCGGAATGAAGGAGAGCAAAGTGATCGTGGCTATCAACAAGGACGAGGATGCCCCCATATTCCAAATCGCCGACTATGGCATCGTTGGCGACCTGTTCGACATCTTGCCTGCCTTGTTGGCTGAACTTGAACGGAGTGTTAATTGAATCTGCCTTGCGGGGCAAAAAAAAGCGGGTCTTGGCAGTGATGATCAAATGCATGTTAACAGGCCCTAAAGCCGGAGCCTATGATGCAACGTGAGAGCATGGAATATGATGTAGTCATCGTTGGCGGTGGTCCGGCAGGATTGGCTGCTGCAATACGATTGCGCCAACTTGCCATGGCACAGAAAAGGGAACTCTCCGTATGTGTGCTTGAAAAAGGCGCTGAGATTGGTGCGCACATACTGTCAGGCGCTGTCATCGATCCCTGCTCACTCGATGAATTGATTCCCGATTGGCGAGAGCAAGACGCACCTCTGACCACAGAGGTCAATCATGATCTTGTCTATTTTCTGCGGAATGGGGAGAAGGCGTGGCAGGTGCCGAAACAGTTTGTCCCCGCCTCAATGCACAATCGAGGCAATTACATAGCCAGCCTGGGTAATCTATGTCGTTGGCTGTCTGAACGGGCAGAGACACTGGATGTCGATATATTTCCCGGATTTTCGGCTGCCGAGGTGCTTTACGGTGAGCATGCTGAAGTGGCTGGTGTCATCACAGGCGATATGGGATTGGCCGAAGATGGCAGTAAAAAGCCAAGTTTCGAGCCCGGTATGGAATTGCGCGCAAAATATACTCTGTTTGCAGAGGGTGCACGTGGTCACCTGGGTCAGCAGTTGGTCGTCAGGTATCAACTTGATGCCGGCGTGGGCGCACAGCACTATGGGCTGGGATTAAAGGAATTGTGGGATTGCAGTCAGCAAAAACATCAACAGGGATTGGTCATCCACGGCTCGGGTTGGCCATTGTCAGAGAGCGGCAGTGGTGGTGGATTCTTTCTGTATCACCTTGAGGACAACCAGATCAGTGTGGGCCTGATCGTCGATCTGAATTATCAGAACCCTTATGTTAATCCATACGAGGAGTTTCAACGTCTGAAACAGCACCCATTGCTCAAAGGTTATCTGACCGGTGGCCGCCGGGTGGCCTATGGCGCGCGTGTCATAAACAAGGGCGGTTTTCATGCCTTGCCCACCATGCACATGCCTGGGGCGCTTTTGATCGGATGCGATGCAGGCACCCTCAACTACGCCAAGATCAAAGGCACCCATACGGCAATGAAGTCCGGCATGCTGGCTGCTGAAACAGTGTTCGAGTCTCTTGCTGAAGGGGGTCGGGGCGGAGAAGATCTGTACGCTTTTAACGATCGCTTCAAGGCATCCTGGCTTTGCGATGAGTTGTATCGCAGCCGCAATTTCGGCACGGCACTGAAGAAATGGGGTTTATACTTCGGAGGGGCATACAATTATCTTGACCAGACCCTGTTTGGCGGCAAGTTTCCCCTGGATCTGCATGATGACACAGAAGACCGCGACACCCTGAAACACGCGGCTGACTGCAAACGGATCGACTATCCTAAACCGGATGGCGAGATCAGCTTCGATCGACTCTCTTCAGTCTATCTCTCCAATATCAGTCACGAAGAGGACCAGCCCTGTCATCTCAGATTGCAGGATAGTGTCGTTCCATTGGAAATCAATCTGGGACGTTACGATGCCCCTGAACAACGTTACTGTCCGGCCGGGGTCTATGAGATTCTCGACATGGAAGAGGGCCCCCAACTTCAGATCAACGCGCAAAACTGCATCCATTGCAAGACCTGCGATATCAAGGATCCTACCGCCAATATCACCTGGGTGACGCCGGAAGGCGGTGGGGGACCGAATTATCCGAATATGTGAGCCGATGATACCTGCCTGGAATGTCTATGACCAAGCGTAATCTTCCGTTGGCCGGATTTAAGGTCCTGGATCTTTCACGCATCCTTGCAGGGCCCTGGTGCACTCAATTATTTGGCGACCTTGGGGCGGAAGTGATCAAGATCGAGAGTCCCGAAGGTGATGGCACACGTCAGTGGGGACCGCCATTCTTCGATGGCAAATCGGCCTATTATCTCTCTGCGAACCGAAATAAAAAGTCTCGGGTGCTGGACTTCAAGAATCCCGGCGATCTGGCGGTACTGAAGGGATTGCTGCAATCTGCAGATGTGCTGATCGAAAACTTCCGTGCCGGTACTTTGGACAAGTTCGGTCTGGATGGAGCATCAGCGCTCAAGCTCAATCCGCAACTGATCTATTGTTCGATCCACGGATTCGAACAGTGCAGTGACTGGGGAGCCAAGCCGGGATTCGATGCGCTGATCCAGGCCATGTCAGGTTTGATGAGTATCACCGGAACCGAAGAGGGTGAGCCGGTCAAGGTTGGGGTGGCTATCAGTGATATATTGGCTGGGCTCTATGCCGGTAATGCGATTCTTGCTGCATTGCTGGAACGTCAACACTCCGGGCGGGGACAGTTGATAGAGATACCCCTGTTCGATACCCAGGTGACCTGTCTGGCCAATGTGGTTTCAAACTTCCTCACCAGTCGCGAGGTGCCGAAGGCATTGGGTAGCGCCCACCCCAATATCGTACCCTATCAGTGTTTTGCAACGCTTAGCCAACCGGTGATGATTGCGGTGGGGACTGATAAGCAGTTTGCCAGTCTGTGTCAGGTGATGGCTGTGGACTGGCATCAACAGGATGATTACCGAACCAACCCCCGGCGGGTGGAAAATCGTCATCGGCTGGTGCCCCTGATCCAGGCTTTGATGTTGACCCGCACCCGGGACGAGTGGCTGGCTATTTTTTCTGCCGGTGATTTTCCGCACGGCCCGGTCAACGATCTGGGTGATCTCTATGATCATCCCTATACCAAGGAATCCGGTTTATTCTTAACGCTGGATGACGGTCGTACACCCGCCGTGCGCAATCCGATCAGATTCTCCAGAACCCCTCTGGATCGGTATGAGTCACCGCCGGAGTTGAACGGGCATCCGGATGCCAAGTTTGATTGTCTCGACGAATGAAAAAAGAGACCCAGACTGTCCCGGTTTCGTGCATGCGTGGTGCGCAACTGCCAATCCCACTGGCCCATACCTACTTAGTGCTGACCGCTTTTTTTCTTGCCAGCAATCATGTCATTGGACGTGGTGTGCATGATGTCATTCCACCGGTGGGCCTCAATTTCTGGCGCTGGACAGCCGGGGCACTGATCCTGCTTCCCTGGGTCTTGAAGGGCGGTTCACCCGTCCGTGTGTTTCGTGGGAATATAACCACCTACATCCTGTTGGGCGGCTTCGTGACACTCAGCACCATGTTGATTCTGATAGCACTTCGCACAACCACTGCCGTCAATGTCTCTGTTATCAGCGTATTTCAACCCATACTGACAGTTATCATCGCCGCTACCTTTCTGGGTGAAAGGTTACGAACAGTACAACTTGCGGGCATCTTTGCCGCCTGTACCGGCGTCGCTGTCATGCTGTTTCACGGTAGCTGGTCGGCTGTCCTGGAGCTTGAAATCAATAGTGGTGATCTTTTGACCTTGTTGGCGGTATGCGGATTCTCTGCCTATGCCATCAATGTCTCCAGGATACCTTTAGAATTGAGTTCCCTGGAATCCCTCTTCGGCATTATCGTTACCGGTTGTATTATTCTGCTGCCTTTTTATCTGGTGGAAACAATCTGGTTTATGATCATGCCGATGGATTTGGCTACTGTTGGCGTGGTTTTGGTGCTGGCGCTGACAGTCTCGGTTTTTGGCATGTTGATGTGGAACCAAGGTAACCAGGCTGTGGGTCCCAGTCGCGCTGCGGTATACCTCAATCTCATTCCTGTGTTTGCCGCAATCCTGGCTGCAGTTTTCCTGGGAGAGCATGTGTATTGGTTCCATTGGCTTGGAGCGGGTTTTATCGGTCTGGGAATCTGGCTGGTGGTGAAACGGGTGGGTAACGGCGATGGTAAATGAAGATCTGCGGAAAGAGAGCGATCCTCCTGTCAGTATCATGATGTCACGCATGCCGTTGCCTGGAAAAGAACAGGAATTCGAGACATATCTCAATGGGATCACCGAGGCCGCCCAACGTCAGCCCGGGCATTTGGGGGTGAGTATCATTCGTCCCTCGGGTCAGGAGAGAAATTACTATATCCTGTTCAAGTTCGATAGACGATCAAACCTTGAACACTGGGAAAAATCTGATGAACGGGCCCGTTGGCGCAGCATCGCCAAACAGGTCAGCGAGAAGCCGAAGCGTCATATGGTAACCGGCCTCGAAGCCTGGTTCACTTTACCGGATCAGGCAATGGTGGCACCTCCCCCTCTTTATAAAATGGCTGTGTTGGCATGGTTGGCGATCTATCTTTTGATCAGCGGTCTATTATGGTTGATAGGACCGTTACTTGAACCCCATCCTCTGATGTTGCGTACCCTGATTCTTACCGGAATTGCGGTACCCCTCATGACTTTTCTGCTTATGCCATTGCTCACCCGGATCTTCAAAAACTGGTTGTATTCGTAACAGAAAACCATCCCAGGCCGCATCGCTTCGTCCTGTCTGAATGCTCTTGTGGTCAATTGGGGTGCGTTCAGGTCTAAGAGTCGACAACAAAGCTTGCATATACTCAGGCAGAACTCATTCGTTTATGCGATTCAGCAACCCGTGGTGATAGACCTGGAAGAGACGCCTATTTTATGTCTGTCTCATTTGAAATCGGTATCTTACCCAATCGGCCGGTCAGTGAGTGTTTATCGTTGTCCGGGCAAGCCGAGGAGTATGGCTATGGAGGGGTCTGGATTGCCGATTCCCAATGTGTAATGCGGGATGCCTACATACTGCTCTCGCAGATTGCGTTACAGACTTCCCGCATCCGGGTGGGCTCCGGGGTAACCAATGCCATCACCCGGCATCCTGCAGTACTGGCCAACAGCTGGGCAACCTTGCACGAAGTGTCCAATGGAAGAGCGATACTGGGTATCGGTGTGGGCGAAAGTGCCGTTCATACCCTGGGATTCAAACCTGACCGCCTGGCGGCCCTGGAAAATAAGATCACGCTGTTGCGGGCATTGATGAAAGGGCAGGAGGTGGAATATCAGGGATGCCGTTTTCACCTGGCCTGGTGTGATGTGACGGTGCCCATCGTCATGGCCTGTTCAGGTCCAAAATCCCTGCAACTGGGTGGCAGAGTTGCCGACGGCGTGCTGTTCCAGGTGGGAGCCGATCCTGCATTGGTGCGATATGCACTGGATAACATACGCCAAGGTGCTGAACAGGCGGGACGAAGGTTTGAAGAGATTAAACTGTATATGCGCGTCGCAACGGCAGTCTCACCACATCGGGATATGGCCCGGGATCAGATCAAGGGATATGCCTCGGTAGCCGCCGGGACAGTCTTCAAAACAGTTCCTCGTGAGTATTTTTCTGATGATTTGTGGAGCCAGCTCGAAGAGTTTAAAGCGAAATATGACTACTTTGAGCACGGTAGCAATCGGGCCAAACACCAGGCACTGTTGACCGACACGATTATTGATACTGTCTGTATCGCAGGTTCTCCGGAAGAGACGATTCCTCGCTTTAAGGCCATAGCGGATATGGGTGTCGACGCCTTTGTGTGGCCGGCCAATATGGAGGATGCGGGGCATTTTATTCAAACGTTCGCCGATCGGGTGATGCCGGCGTTTGCTGCCGAGGGTCAGGCGATTACAAAGCAGGTGAAACGGTAATGAACAACAACGAGAAGATGTTGGCAAGCGATGCTTTAGGATCCCGGTTATTTGTCATCGGCGGGATGTTGCTGATCGTAGCAGGGATGATTTTCGGCGATCTGTACGCTGTGTTCATATTGCATCCCAATGTGGATCGGATCTCAGCGGCTTTGGCAGGCGCCGCTTCGGCGATATCGAGCCATGACGTTGACACGGTGTGGCGGAATTTCGCTCAACTCGGCGGCTACCTTGAAAATGCCGGGACCAAGAAGGATACCCATGTTCATATTATCCAGGTTGGTTACCTGGCACTGCTGTTAGCGTTTCTGCAATCCCGGGTTCGTTTGAATGATCGTTTGAAAGTAGTGCTTGCACGCCTGTTTTTGGCTATGGCCGTGGTGTTGCCGGTATCCATTTTTCTGATTCACTATGTTGGCCTGGTCTACAGTCCGTTGGAAAGCATCGGATGGGCCAGCATCAGCGCTGACCTCTCTGGATTGATTTTGGCCTTCATTGTCCTGATTCAGCTATGGGGGCTCATGGGAAGTGCAAGGAGTCGACCTGAGGCAGCTCCCTTCTCTCCCTCATTGGGTGAAATCGGCTGGCTGTTACTGAAGGGTGGGGCTGTGTTGGTCCTGCTTGGGTTTTTATTTGGCGCCTGGTACGCAGGGGTGCAAATGCAAACGCATGAAGCACGCGAACTGGTCACCCTGAAAGAGATCATCGGGCAGGCGCATGGTGCGGATCAGGCAGCTACCGATCAATCCCTTCTGGCCTATGGCCGGTTACAGGGAGAGCGGGCGGTGTCTATAGCTGCTCATGCCCATATGGTGGAATTCGGCATTTTGGCGATGATGACATCGTTGATCCAGCCGTTCGTCTATTTGTCCCTGGCCTGGCGCCGCCGCATGGCTGTGTTGTTGCTCACCGGTGGAGCCTTGTTGCCGGTTGCCGTCTATGCCGAGATCTGGTTTGGATT
This sequence is a window from Candidatus Thiodiazotropha sp. LNASS1. Protein-coding genes within it:
- a CDS encoding 4Fe-4S dicluster domain-containing protein — protein: MARMGMVFDLKRCIGCNACVIGCKQENSLPDGVFFTKTLSEDYGVYPSVKRVYIPTLCNHCEDAPCEKVCPSGATYTRDDGIVMVDGEKCIGCGSCAVACPYDQRSQVSKEMLDRGLFGEGQLTDFEKQGYERFTPGTVIKCDFCSNRVDAGLDPACVVTCPTNARIFGDFDDPDSKPNRVMRERGGGQTPLAEKNTKPKVYYIS
- a CDS encoding CaiB/BaiF CoA transferase family protein, whose protein sequence is MTKRNLPLAGFKVLDLSRILAGPWCTQLFGDLGAEVIKIESPEGDGTRQWGPPFFDGKSAYYLSANRNKKSRVLDFKNPGDLAVLKGLLQSADVLIENFRAGTLDKFGLDGASALKLNPQLIYCSIHGFEQCSDWGAKPGFDALIQAMSGLMSITGTEEGEPVKVGVAISDILAGLYAGNAILAALLERQHSGRGQLIEIPLFDTQVTCLANVVSNFLTSREVPKALGSAHPNIVPYQCFATLSQPVMIAVGTDKQFASLCQVMAVDWHQQDDYRTNPRRVENRHRLVPLIQALMLTRTRDEWLAIFSAGDFPHGPVNDLGDLYDHPYTKESGLFLTLDDGRTPAVRNPIRFSRTPLDRYESPPELNGHPDAKFDCLDE
- the fdhD gene encoding formate dehydrogenase accessory sulfurtransferase FdhD; amino-acid sequence: MRRVTSRYIPGPGQPGVVEQSPVVVEDALTLDVEAIGTYTLMWTPTDNVQLMASGYLSGHGLLSEEVPSAALSLAAGFAFTEGLIQNLDDVESLAVCPDKPGIVRMKLKSPETVETRRRNLVMTSSCGICGSREVVENNTFGLNNVPDRMRLMGRGVAELMEEMRQRQAIFDETGGAHAAAVFTSDGRIHAVAEDLGRHNALDKVIGATLLNGEGFKARGVLLSSRLSLEMVTKAVRAGLEIVAAVSAPTSLAIEVAERFGVTLCGFVRKGRLTIYSHPHRIDPLG
- a CDS encoding DMT family transporter produces the protein MKKETQTVPVSCMRGAQLPIPLAHTYLVLTAFFLASNHVIGRGVHDVIPPVGLNFWRWTAGALILLPWVLKGGSPVRVFRGNITTYILLGGFVTLSTMLILIALRTTTAVNVSVISVFQPILTVIIAATFLGERLRTVQLAGIFAACTGVAVMLFHGSWSAVLELEINSGDLLTLLAVCGFSAYAINVSRIPLELSSLESLFGIIVTGCIILLPFYLVETIWFMIMPMDLATVGVVLVLALTVSVFGMLMWNQGNQAVGPSRAAVYLNLIPVFAAILAAVFLGEHVYWFHWLGAGFIGLGIWLVVKRVGNGDGK
- a CDS encoding electron transfer flavoprotein subunit alpha/FixB family protein, with product MTILVIAEHNNSELNAATLAAITAATQISDSVDLLIVGNGCSSVAESAARVRGVSRVALADAPEYEHQLAENVAPLVVRQAEGYTHLLMPATANGKNLMPRVAALLDVAQISDIIAIESSDCFRRPIYAGNVIATVRSKDPLKIVTVRATAFEPAVAEGGNALIDQIEASGDTGLCRWDGEEQSESSRPDLTQAEVVVSGGRGLGSAENFHLLETLADRLGAAIGASRAAVDAGFVSNDLQVGQTGKVVAPKLYIAVGISGAIQHLAGMKESKVIVAINKDEDAPIFQIADYGIVGDLFDILPALLAELERSVN
- a CDS encoding electron transfer flavoprotein-ubiquinone oxidoreductase, encoding MQRESMEYDVVIVGGGPAGLAAAIRLRQLAMAQKRELSVCVLEKGAEIGAHILSGAVIDPCSLDELIPDWREQDAPLTTEVNHDLVYFLRNGEKAWQVPKQFVPASMHNRGNYIASLGNLCRWLSERAETLDVDIFPGFSAAEVLYGEHAEVAGVITGDMGLAEDGSKKPSFEPGMELRAKYTLFAEGARGHLGQQLVVRYQLDAGVGAQHYGLGLKELWDCSQQKHQQGLVIHGSGWPLSESGSGGGFFLYHLEDNQISVGLIVDLNYQNPYVNPYEEFQRLKQHPLLKGYLTGGRRVAYGARVINKGGFHALPTMHMPGALLIGCDAGTLNYAKIKGTHTAMKSGMLAAETVFESLAEGGRGGEDLYAFNDRFKASWLCDELYRSRNFGTALKKWGLYFGGAYNYLDQTLFGGKFPLDLHDDTEDRDTLKHAADCKRIDYPKPDGEISFDRLSSVYLSNISHEEDQPCHLRLQDSVVPLEINLGRYDAPEQRYCPAGVYEILDMEEGPQLQINAQNCIHCKTCDIKDPTANITWVTPEGGGGPNYPNM
- a CDS encoding electron transfer flavoprotein subunit beta/FixA family protein, yielding MKVLVAVKRVVDYNIKVRPKADGSDVEIANAKMSMNPFDEIAVEEAVRMKEAGSATEVVAVSLGETACQDIVRTALAMGVDRGLLVETDERLEPLTVAKLLVAIVEREQFDLVILGKQAIDDDSNQTGQMLAALLGWPQATFASQVLVDGDRVQVTRETDTGSQTLSFQPPGVVTSDLRLNEPRYVKLPNIMKAKKKPLDKITPAELGVDISARLEILSVAEPVQRSGGIKVSDAKELVEKLRNEARVI
- the nrfD gene encoding NrfD/PsrC family molybdoenzyme membrane anchor subunit, with protein sequence MSNTDAPLVGDSFKLGYRFQNFWDVPMATAFFFGELGAGTFLISMYFDFVAGMIFGLISTGVGKPLFHLTHMGVPAKSWRAMLRPDRSWISRGLISIMVFVPFGILVVLDQTFGWSGGGAVGKLIQLIAVAAALLVMTYQGFAMSHSSSIALWNTGLMPVSSMTYALLGGAAVTLLLGNVLNSLVDADLVLLQKLLLALLVVTLAILLSLLHAAYHGTRGGQQSVTLLIKESFSLPFYTLVLGAGILLPLVLLWFGGSALVSVFVAATGVLVGFFSYRVLIFKAGVYEPQISFAARLGLH
- the npdG gene encoding NADPH-dependent F420 reductase, producing the protein MSDSLPIVAVLGGTGDLGGGLAYQLAKAGYPVIIGSRGEEKAKASAKAMSDRVGTSVDGRENSAAATIADVVIMTVPFASHDSTLKSVRDAVQGKIFVDATVPLVPPKVARVQLPADGPAAKQSQMLLGENVRVVSAFQNIAATHLQSDDGHHNECDVLVSGNDPEARDMVVKLARDIGLRAWHAGAIDNSAVAEALTSVLIFLNKRYKINGAGLRITGEPGSAV
- a CDS encoding antibiotic biosynthesis monooxygenase produces the protein MVNEDLRKESDPPVSIMMSRMPLPGKEQEFETYLNGITEAAQRQPGHLGVSIIRPSGQERNYYILFKFDRRSNLEHWEKSDERARWRSIAKQVSEKPKRHMVTGLEAWFTLPDQAMVAPPPLYKMAVLAWLAIYLLISGLLWLIGPLLEPHPLMLRTLILTGIAVPLMTFLLMPLLTRIFKNWLYS